A genome region from Eurosta solidaginis isolate ZX-2024a chromosome 2, ASM4086904v1, whole genome shotgun sequence includes the following:
- the Ir40a gene encoding LOW QUALITY PROTEIN: ionotropic receptor 40a (The sequence of the model RefSeq protein was modified relative to this genomic sequence to represent the inferred CDS: substituted 2 bases at 2 genomic stop codons) produces the protein MTLLIRAQKYRERCQMTRVEISINNPKVEKKNSISVRTYLQLKLSDFHVVVVMLCTHKKKIVNISVLRGYSFGLQTGVGPNQALSEIINGLKPRQLAILAPQSAAGVRSTDLQLDGMLTDIDDFIYQLHKLYFKSVIYDKIDLFFKFIENSLQGSIESVNLVFSAPYELSARIHGRRLSHRLSLFIFYWGAKHPPRADEVRFEEPMRAVVITRPRRKAFRIYYNQAVPDGVSNLRLVNWYDGDNLGLQKIPLLPNAATVYSNFNGRIFRVPVFHSPPWFWVTYENDSTNSTMLDDYVDADNDYTDFTEVNVTGGRDHCLLNLLAQHMNFQFIYIEAPGRTQGALRNDGDGEDNDTFTGGIGLLQNGLADFLLGDVSLSWERRKAVEFSFFTLADSGAFATHAPRRLNEAFAIIRPFKRDVWPYLILTIIFSGPIFYAIIAIPYKWNSPYQKKTTKEQLRKLQQERDVERGIAXAFHMAYIKEITGDNEMTRRLLKQQQQQQRIAYELQERSRRLLVMTEIPENLFDKCIWFTVQLFLKQSCKELYHGYRAKFLMIVYWIAATYVLADVYSAQLTSQFARPPHEAPINTLQRLQSAMLHDGYQLFVEKESSSLEMLENGTEIFRQLYALMKQQNPDMEGYLIDSVESGILLIADGWENKAVLGGRETLYFNIQQFGSKTFQLSHXLYTRYSAVAVQIGCPFLDSFNDVIIHLFEGGILDKMTNAEYATQSRMLGNDYNNLHPTTTTTESNGSNEPPQSDENRNANGGSDVAGKSEESTGQAPKTQDSQIIQPLNLRMLQGAFIILIFGFSTATGILILELCCHRLNSNRLERLQARFWRRYHWCCRKLRKISRWLLVRILRKL, from the exons CTCTCTCCGAAATAATTAATGGCCTCAAACCACGTCAGCTAGCCATTTTGGCTCCACAGTCAGCAGCTGGCGTAAGATCTACCGACTTACAATTGGATGGCATGCTAACGGATATTGATGATTTTATCTATCAACTACATAAACTCTATTTTAAATCTGTCATATATgataaaattgatttattttttaaattcatcgAAAATAGTTTACAGGGTTCGATTGAGAGTGTCAATTTGGTATTTAGCGCACCGTATGAACTCTCTGCGCGCATACATGGACGTCGATTGTCGCATCGTTTGAgtttattcatattttattgggGCGCGAAGCATCCACCAAGAGCTGATGAAGTACGCTTTGAAGAACCAATGCGAGCTGTTGTTATAACGCGACCAAGGAGGAAGGC ATTTCGTATATATTACAATCAAGCTGTGCCGGATGGTGTCAGCAATCTGCGCCTGGTTAATTGGTACGATGGCGATAATTTAGGTTTACAGAAAATTCCACTACTCCCCAATGCTGCAACGGTCTATTCAAATTTCAATGGACGTATATTTCGTGTGCCAGTTTTTCAC tcaCCGCCTTGGTTTTGGGTTACCTATGAAAATGACTCCACCAACTCAACCATGCTCGATGATTATGTTGATGCTGATAATGATTATACTGATTTTACTGAAGTTAATGTGACCGGTGGACGCGATCATTGTCTTCTGAACTTGTTGGCACAGCATATGAATTtccaatttatttatattgaaGCACCCGGTAGAACACAGGGTGCGTTGCGAAATGATGGTGATGGTGAGGATAATGATACTTTTACTGGTGGTATTGGATTGTTACAAAATGGG TTAGCCGACTTTCTCTTGGGTGATGTTAGTCTCAGCTGGGAGCGCCGAAAAGCTGTAGAGTTTTCCTTTTTCACACTCGCCGATTCGGGTGCATTTGCTACGCATGCGCCACGTCGACTCAATGAAGCATTCGCCATAATACGCCCTTTCAAGCGCGATGTTTGGCCTTACCTCATATTGACGATTATATTTTCAGGTCCAATATTTTATGCGATCATAGCAATACCGTACAAATGGAATTCGCCTTACCAGAAGAAAACAACCAAAGAGCAATTAAGGAAATTACAGCAAGAGCGCGATGTGGAGCGTGGTATTGCATGAGCTTTTCACATGGCTTATATTAAAGAAATCACTGGTGACAATGAAATGACAAGAAGGCTattaaaacagcaacaacaacaacagcgtatAGCCTACGAATTGCAGGAACGTAGCAGAAGATTACTCGTAATGACGGAAATACCAGAAAATCTATTCGATAAATGCATTTGGTTTACAGTACAGCTCTTTCTCAAGCAAT cttGTAAGGAGCTTTATCACGGCTATCGTGCCAAGTTTCTCATGATCGTCTACTGGATTGCGGCCACCTACGTGTTAGCTGATGTCTACTCCGCCCAACTCACTTCACAATTCGCACGTCCACCACATGAGGCTCCAATTAACACTCTTCAACGCTTGCAATCGGCTATGTTGCATGATGGCTATCAATTGTTTGTGGAAAAGGAAAGCTCATCGTTGGAAATGCTGGAG aaTGGCACTGAAATATTTCGCCAATTATATGCGCTTATGAAGCAAcagaatccggatatggaaggtTATCTCATTGATTCGGTTGAATCAGGTATCTTGCTGATTGCTGATGGTTGGGAAAATAAGGCAGTTTTGGGTGGAAGAGAGACACTCTACTTCAATATACAACAATTCG gTTCCAAGACATTTCAACTTAGTCATTAGCTTTACACACGCTATTCGGCTGTGGCAGTGCAGATTGGCTGCCCATTCTTGGATAGTTTTAATGATGT CATCATTCATCTCTTTGAAGGCGGCATCCTGGATAAAATGACAAATGCTGAATATGCCACACAGTCGCGTATGTTGGGAAATGATTATAATAATTTACacccaaccacaacaacaacagaatcaAATGGTAGCAACGAGCCGCCACAAAGCGATGAAAACCGCAATGCAAATGGTGGCAGTGATGTGGCTGGTAAAAGTGAAGAGAGCACAGGTCAAGCACCCAAAACGCAAGATTCGCAAATCATACAACCGTTAAATTTGCGCATGCTGCAAGGGGCATTTATTATATTGATTTTTGGTTTCTCAACTGCAA cTGGCATTCTTATATTAGAGCTATGTTGTCATCGCTTGAACTCAAATCGACTGGAGCGTTTGCAAGCCCGCTTTTGGCGTCGTTATCACTGGTGTtgtcggaaattacgaaaaatttcacGCTGGCTTCTTGTTAGAATTCTACGGAAACTAtaa